In Deinobacterium chartae, a single genomic region encodes these proteins:
- the polA gene encoding DNA polymerase I: MPSDASPAALPHKIVLVDGHALAYRSYFAIKPLTTRAGETVQAIFGFMKTLFRLLREDGHCVIVAFDPPVKTFRHDQFENYKAGRPKTPEDLPGQIDRIRNLVDLLGLVRLEVPGYEADDVIGTLAKRAEALGLEVHILTSDRDSYQLLSDRVKVIRSDWSLFGPAEVQAEYGVTVEQWVDFRALTGDASDNIPGAKGIGKVTAAKLLQEYGSLDTILEQAEQGTLKPIKAGEKIRESAQDVRFSREISRMVTDLDLDIRFEDAHCRNPNLEALTAEFLRLEFKSLLREMNTLFGAPEAEVPEAPRAFEAPAAETNWQAPGAGAVWGYALSKEGDLQAEVQDLAYAEADRVYRAPMMTDPADLGLPAELHAAGAKALSTVLAARGLEVTPGNDPLLMAYLIDPANTHAPVMAERYAGVEWPADVTARAALSRRLLEALPAQMTPEQRRLYDEIERPLSRVLARMELCGVKLDLAYLRGLSERLGAQLSNLEAEIHRHAGREFAISSRDQLEKVLYDELGLSSGKKTKLTGKRSTAASALEPLRDAHPIVNALIEYRELSKLKGTYLDALPGLVNPRTGRVHTTFAQTAVATGRLSSINPNLQNIPVRTELGREIRRGFVAEDGYVLLSADYSQIELRVMAHVSGDEAMRDAFRHGADIHRRTAARILGVSEDTVSPLQRRAAKTINFGVLYGMSAHRLTRELGISYAEAQSFIDGYFGVYPGIRQYIDRTLAFCREHGYVETLLGRRRFVPEVNSTNRTAREAAERIAYNMPIQGTAADIIKIAMVRLEDKLEALGARLLLQVHDELVVEAPEEKAEQVSRVIRDEMQGAFQLEVPLEVEVGQGRTWYDAK, encoded by the coding sequence ATGCCTAGCGACGCCTCCCCCGCAGCTCTGCCCCACAAGATCGTACTGGTCGACGGTCACGCGCTGGCCTACCGCTCGTATTTTGCGATCAAGCCGCTCACCACCCGCGCGGGCGAGACCGTTCAGGCCATTTTCGGCTTCATGAAAACGCTGTTCCGGCTGCTGCGCGAAGACGGCCACTGCGTGATCGTGGCCTTCGACCCGCCGGTGAAGACCTTCCGGCACGACCAGTTCGAGAACTACAAAGCCGGACGCCCCAAAACCCCCGAAGACCTGCCGGGCCAGATCGACCGCATCCGCAATCTGGTGGACCTGCTCGGCCTGGTGCGCCTCGAGGTCCCCGGGTACGAGGCCGATGACGTGATCGGCACGCTCGCCAAGCGCGCCGAAGCCCTGGGCCTCGAGGTTCACATCCTGACCTCGGACCGGGACTCCTACCAGTTGCTCTCGGACCGCGTCAAGGTGATTCGTTCGGACTGGAGCCTGTTCGGTCCGGCCGAGGTGCAGGCCGAGTACGGCGTGACCGTGGAGCAGTGGGTGGACTTCCGCGCCCTGACCGGAGACGCCTCGGACAACATTCCGGGTGCCAAGGGGATCGGCAAGGTCACGGCGGCCAAGCTGCTGCAGGAGTACGGCAGCCTGGACACCATCCTCGAGCAGGCCGAGCAGGGCACGCTCAAACCCATCAAGGCGGGCGAGAAGATCCGGGAAAGTGCTCAGGACGTGCGCTTCAGCCGCGAGATCTCGCGTATGGTCACCGACCTCGATCTTGACATCCGCTTCGAGGACGCGCACTGCCGCAACCCCAACCTCGAGGCCCTGACCGCCGAGTTCCTGCGCCTCGAGTTCAAGAGCCTGCTGCGCGAGATGAACACGCTGTTCGGCGCTCCCGAGGCCGAGGTGCCCGAAGCGCCGCGCGCCTTCGAGGCCCCTGCCGCCGAAACCAACTGGCAGGCTCCCGGAGCCGGGGCGGTGTGGGGTTACGCACTCTCGAAAGAGGGAGACCTGCAAGCCGAGGTGCAAGACCTTGCCTACGCCGAGGCGGACCGGGTTTACCGCGCCCCGATGATGACCGACCCGGCCGACTTGGGGCTGCCGGCCGAACTGCACGCCGCCGGCGCCAAGGCGCTGTCAACCGTGCTGGCCGCGCGCGGCCTCGAGGTGACTCCCGGCAACGACCCGCTGCTGATGGCCTACCTGATCGACCCGGCCAACACCCACGCGCCGGTGATGGCCGAGCGCTACGCCGGGGTGGAGTGGCCTGCCGACGTCACCGCGCGCGCCGCGCTCTCCCGGCGGCTGCTCGAGGCGCTGCCCGCACAGATGACGCCCGAGCAGCGCCGCCTGTACGACGAGATCGAGCGCCCGCTCTCCCGGGTGCTGGCCCGCATGGAGCTGTGCGGCGTGAAGCTGGACCTCGCCTACCTCAGGGGGTTGTCCGAGCGCCTGGGCGCTCAGCTCTCGAACCTCGAGGCCGAGATTCACCGCCACGCCGGGCGCGAGTTCGCCATCTCCAGCCGCGACCAGCTCGAAAAGGTGCTGTACGACGAACTCGGGCTCTCCAGCGGCAAGAAGACCAAGCTGACCGGCAAGCGCTCGACTGCGGCCTCGGCCCTCGAGCCGCTGCGCGACGCGCACCCGATCGTGAACGCCCTGATCGAGTACCGCGAGCTCTCCAAACTCAAGGGCACCTACCTCGACGCGCTCCCCGGGCTGGTGAACCCGCGCACCGGACGCGTGCACACCACCTTCGCGCAGACGGCGGTCGCCACCGGGCGCCTCAGCTCGATCAACCCCAACTTGCAGAACATCCCGGTGCGCACCGAGTTGGGCCGCGAGATCCGGCGCGGCTTCGTGGCCGAAGACGGCTACGTGCTGCTGAGCGCGGACTACAGCCAGATCGAGCTGCGGGTGATGGCACACGTTTCGGGCGACGAGGCCATGCGCGATGCCTTCCGCCACGGGGCCGACATTCACCGCCGCACCGCCGCGCGCATTCTGGGCGTTTCCGAGGACACGGTGAGCCCGCTGCAACGCCGCGCGGCCAAGACCATCAACTTCGGGGTGCTCTACGGCATGAGTGCGCACCGCCTGACCCGCGAGCTGGGCATCTCGTACGCCGAGGCGCAGAGCTTTATCGACGGGTACTTCGGGGTGTATCCGGGGATTCGTCAGTACATCGACCGCACCCTGGCCTTCTGCCGCGAGCACGGCTACGTTGAGACCCTGCTAGGCCGCCGCCGCTTCGTGCCCGAGGTGAACTCCACCAACCGCACCGCCCGCGAGGCCGCCGAGCGCATCGCCTACAACATGCCGATCCAGGGCACGGCGGCCGACATCATCAAGATCGCCATGGTGCGTCTGGAAGACAAACTCGAGGCCTTGGGCGCTCGCCTGCTGCTGCAGGTGCACGACGAACTGGTGGTCGAGGCTCCCGAGGAGAAGGCCGAGCAGGTCAGCCGGGTCATCCGCGACGAGATGCAGGGGGCTTTCCAGCTCGAAGTTCCCCTCGAGGTCGAGGTGGGCCAGGGCCGAACCTGGTACGACGCGAAGTAA
- a CDS encoding HAMP domain-containing protein, giving the protein MSQNSFTVVLLERPSDPEILNRLSERLQSRFKLAEEQARKLASRPPGPLLKPTHRARAELVAQIYSELGVPVELRDVSLEAAAAPQATAPTPVPAAPPAPPHQVTPEADDTVTPVYASPETSRSTPPLPVAEPVLAAAGGSPGVLRAGGLWENPSAAVSFPVSSVPAAPPADDTSVVMPVTAGITMNDLQRAQETPAPSAPEAEISESAPAPRRKRRTSLRQRVLLTALLPVLLLGVAVLTFLALSVPQTTRSLILEGAQQLAVAVGTGVDLSDPDRENQRLTALTQQPSVAFVWVNTQEGSSLFRTKTLGDETTLVKPVQDFVAENPEGGTLRWVDDRAGSYRRLLDTLKQTGQLSPAVEKEYLDHIARTEPTSGQVSHFEVRRVGFLDRPATDTEPASRKLTSLEEANLIVTVGVISNRSLEIRNQQLLLLAAAIVAALLLSTLIAISTARRISQPILALVSAADEISLGKLDQPVTRSSNDEIGDLAEALERMRLSLSAAIDRLRRRRK; this is encoded by the coding sequence ATGAGCCAGAATAGCTTCACCGTCGTTTTGCTGGAACGTCCCAGCGACCCCGAAATCCTGAACCGACTCAGCGAGCGGCTACAGTCCCGGTTCAAGCTGGCCGAGGAACAGGCTCGCAAACTGGCCAGCCGTCCGCCGGGTCCGCTGCTGAAACCCACCCACCGCGCCCGTGCCGAGCTGGTCGCGCAGATTTACAGCGAACTGGGCGTGCCCGTCGAGCTGCGCGACGTGTCCCTCGAGGCTGCAGCGGCCCCGCAGGCCACGGCCCCCACGCCGGTACCGGCTGCCCCTCCCGCCCCGCCGCATCAAGTCACTCCGGAAGCGGACGACACCGTGACCCCGGTGTATGCGTCCCCCGAGACCTCGCGGTCAACCCCGCCGCTTCCGGTGGCCGAGCCGGTGCTGGCCGCCGCGGGGGGCAGCCCGGGTGTGCTGCGCGCCGGCGGGCTTTGGGAAAATCCCAGCGCGGCCGTGTCCTTTCCGGTCAGCAGCGTCCCGGCCGCGCCTCCGGCCGACGACACCAGCGTGGTGATGCCGGTCACGGCCGGCATCACCATGAACGATCTGCAGCGCGCTCAGGAAACGCCGGCCCCCTCTGCCCCGGAGGCAGAGATCTCCGAGAGCGCACCGGCCCCGCGCCGCAAGCGCCGCACCAGCTTGCGTCAGCGCGTCCTGCTGACCGCGCTGCTACCGGTGCTGCTGCTGGGCGTAGCCGTGCTGACTTTCCTGGCCCTCAGCGTGCCGCAGACCACCCGCAGCCTGATCCTCGAGGGAGCACAGCAGCTGGCGGTGGCGGTCGGTACCGGCGTGGACCTCTCGGACCCGGACCGCGAGAACCAGCGGCTGACGGCCCTGACCCAGCAGCCCTCGGTGGCCTTCGTGTGGGTAAACACGCAAGAAGGCAGCTCGCTGTTCCGTACCAAAACGCTCGGCGACGAAACGACCCTGGTCAAACCGGTCCAGGACTTCGTGGCCGAGAACCCCGAAGGCGGCACCCTGCGCTGGGTGGACGACCGTGCCGGTTCGTACCGCCGCCTGCTGGACACCCTCAAGCAGACCGGGCAGCTCAGCCCGGCGGTCGAGAAGGAGTACCTCGACCACATCGCACGCACCGAACCCACCTCCGGGCAGGTCTCGCACTTCGAGGTTCGCCGTGTCGGCTTCCTGGACCGGCCCGCCACCGACACCGAACCCGCCTCGCGCAAGCTCACCTCGCTCGAGGAGGCGAACTTGATCGTCACGGTGGGCGTCATCTCCAACCGCAGCCTGGAGATCCGCAACCAGCAGCTGCTGCTGCTCGCCGCCGCCATCGTGGCTGCGCTGCTGCTCAGCACCTTGATCGCAATCTCCACCGCGCGCCGCATCTCGCAGCCGATCCTGGCGCTGGTCTCCGCCGCCGACGAGATCAGCCTGGGCAAGCTCGATCAGCCGGTGACCCGCAGCTCCAACGACGAGATCGGCGACCTCGCCGAGGCCCTCGAGCGCATGCGCCTGTCGCTCTCGGCAGCGATTGATCGCCTGCGCCGCCGCCGCAAGTAA